In the Malania oleifera isolate guangnan ecotype guangnan chromosome 1, ASM2987363v1, whole genome shotgun sequence genome, one interval contains:
- the LOC131144550 gene encoding uncharacterized protein LOC131144550 — MRKEGKTNLLYGEASLRSSEPPFIREVMEVPLPSKFEMPTFERYEGLSSPIDHLDTFRVLMQLQGAPDAIMCRAFAATLKGSARDWYRTLRPGSIVSFSEMEQLFTGHFLNSRRIVKTTAHLMSMVQGERETLKKFMHRFNAATLEAHNLDMGVALAALTTALQPGSFLYSLGKNPPVDMGELMARAQKYINLEELMDTRGSRIELKRKRNSREMGESSRSAKRHENTTLLTSPNMRWQSSKFSTYTPLNILRSEVLMQIRKKDYVSWPEPMRTPLHKRNVSKFCQFHKDHGHNTEECIQLRNKIEALIKRGYLSRFIKKEDPPMKTREQKRPNKNDKEEQVIAEIAVIFGGSTSAGDSGGSQKRYAKQVLSVEKGEPNSKRNRQGEDIFFDSQDEEGVQQPHDDALVLSLLVANYKVKRVLIDNGSSANIMFWSVLEGIKIGKERLKSIATPLVGFGGDVVHPIRTITLPVTMGMTLRLVTSLTKFLMVDQPSVYTIILGRPFLNAVRAVTSTYHLKMKFPTPHRTGEVSGDQAAARNCYVMALKGKMEARETLTVEDL, encoded by the coding sequence ATGAGGAAAGAGGGCAAGACTAACCTCCTCTATGGGGAAGCGTCTCTACGGTCCTCGGAGCCACCCTTCATaagagaagtgatggaggtcccatTACCCAGCAAATTCGagatgcccacctttgagagGTATGAGGGTCTCTCCAGCCCAATCGACCACTTGGATACCTTCAGGGTGCTGATGCAGCTGCAAGGCGCTCCTGATGCCATTATGTGCCGAGCCTTTGCAGCAACCCTCAAGGGTAGTGCCAGAGATTGGTACCGGACCCTACGACCCGGATCAATCGTCTCCTTCTCGGAGATGGAACAACTATTCACCGGCCATTTCCTCAATAGTCGGAGGATTGTCAAAACAACAGCTCACCTAATGAGCATGGTCCAGGGAGAGAGGGAGACACTAAAGAAATTCATGCATCGCTTCAATGCTGCAACCCTGGAGGCCCACAATCTAGACATGGGAGTGGCATTGGCAGCCCTGACCACAGCTCTCCAACCTGGAAGCTTCTTGTACTCGTTAGGGAAAAACCCACCGGTTGATATGGGGGAGTTGATGGCCCGAGCGCAAAAGTACATCAACTTGGAAGAGTTGATGGACACTAGGGGAAGTCGCATTGAGTTGAAGAGGAAAAGGAATAGCCGGGAGATGGGCGAATCCTCCAGGTCCGCGAAAAGGCATGAGAACACTACGCTGCTTACCAGCCCTAACATGAGATGGCAATCCAGTAAGTTCTCCACCTATACACCCCTGAATATACTGCGCTCTGAAGTACTGATGCAGATAAGAAAGAAAGATTATGTCTCGTGGCCCGAACCCATGCGAACTCCCTTGCATAAACGAAACGTGTCAAAGTTTTGCCAATTCCACAAGGATCATGGGCACAACACAGAGGAGTGCATTCAGCTGAGAAACAAAATTGAAGCCCTAATAAAAAGGGGATACCTATCAAGGTTTATCAAAAAAGAAGATCCGCCGATGAAAACTCGCGAGCAAAAGAGACCCAACAAAAACGACAAGGAAGAACAAGTCATAGCGGAAATTGCAGTGATCTTCGGAGGATCTACTAGTGCAGGAGATAGCGGAGGCTCTCAAAAAAGGTACGCTAAACAAGTGCTCTCAGTGGAGAAAGGGGAACCAAATAGCAAAAGAAACAGACAAGGTGAAGATATCTTCTTCGATAGCCAAGACGAAGAAGGGGTACAACAACCACATGATGACGCATTGGTACTCTCCTTGTTGGTAGCAAACTACAAAGTCAAGCGCGTATTAATAGATAATGGGAGCTCAGCAAACATTATGTTCTGGTCAGTACTAGAAGGGATCAAAATTGGAAAGGAAAGACTCAAATCAATTGCAACCCCCCTAGTTGGGTTTGGTGGAGATGTTGTTCATCCCATAAGGACAATCACGCTACCTGTGACCATGGGGATGACCCTACGACTAGTTACTTCATTGACAAAGTTCTTGATGGTTGATCAGCCCTCGGTATACACTATCATATTGGGCCGCCCTTTTCTTAATGCAGTCCGAGCTGTAACCTCAACGTACCACCTCAAGATGAAATTCCCTACACCGCATAGGACAGGGGAGGTCAGCGGAGATCAAGCAGCAGCTCGGAACTGCTACGTTATGGCCctgaaaggaaaaatggaggcaAGAGAAACCCTAACCGTGGAAGATCTATAG